A genomic window from Strix uralensis isolate ZFMK-TIS-50842 chromosome 20, bStrUra1, whole genome shotgun sequence includes:
- the RTN4RL1 gene encoding reticulon-4 receptor-like 1 — translation MLRQGGFAELLLVLLGLKVPGALGCPTDCVCYPSPMTVSCQAHNFVTIPEGIPEDSERIFLQNNQITLLLRGHFSPSMVTLWIYSNNITFIDPNTFDGFVNLEELDLGDNRYLRALAADTFQGLVKLHALYLYKCGLSSLPSGIFGGLHNLQYLYLQDNHIEFLQDDIFVDLVNLSHLFLHGNKLWSLHQNTFRGLINLDRLLIHQNQLQWIHRRAFHDLRRLTTLFLFNNSLSELQGDCLAHLGALEFLRLNGNPWSCDCKARSLWEWLHRFRGSSSSVICESPEQMHGKDLKVLRAEDFRNCSGSESLHQIKTHTFSTADRGASKTHHPHHSSKEKGKERGAENSLHSSQPAAPPGSRPGYRKPGKNCTSHKTRNRTSKPVSLGPRKNGQEIPDYVPDYQHKFSFGVMPTLSPKRKGKCTRRTPIRPPSGVQQAAGCSGLRASLLVFMMVLAAVIR, via the coding sequence GGGggtttgcagagctgctgctggtgctgctggggctgaagGTGCCTGGCGCCCTGGGCTGCCCCACCGACTGCGTGTGCTACCCATCCCCGATGACCGTCAGCTGCCAGGCTCACAACTTCGTCACCATCCCTGAGGGCATCCCCGAGGACAGTGAGAGGATCTTCCTCCAGAACAACCAGATCACCTTGCTGCTGCGGGGCCACTTCAGTCCCTCCATGGTCACCCTCTGGATCTACTCCAACAACATCACCTTCATTGACCCCAACACCTTCGACGGGTTTGTCAATCTGGAAGAGCTGGACCTGGGAGACAACCGCTACCTAAGGGCTTTAGCTGCAGACACTTTCCAAGGGCTGGTGAAACTCCACGCCTTGTATCTGTACAAGTGTGGGCTGAGCTCCCTCCCCAGCGGGATATTTGGTGGCCTCCACAACCTGCAATACCTTTACCTGCAAGACAACCACATCGAGTTCCTTCAGGATGATATTTTTGTTGACTTGGTTAACCTCAGCCATCTTTTTCTCCATGGAAACAAGCTCTGGAGCCTCCATCAGAACACATTCAGGGGACTAATAAACCTGGATCGGCTGCTCATCCATCAAAATCAGCTGCAGTGGATTCACAGGCGGGCTTTTCATGACCTCCGAAGATTGACCACCCTTTTCCTGTTCAATAACAGCCTCTCGGAGCTGCAGGGGGACTGCCTGGCCCACCTGGGAGCCCTGGAGTTTCTCAGGCTGAACGGGAACCCGTGGAGCTGCGATTGCAAAGCCCGTTCGCTCTGGGAATGGCTGCACAGGTTCAGAGGCTCCAGCTCCAGCGTCATCTGCGAGTCCCCTGAGCAGATGCACGGCAAGGACCTCAAGGTGCTAAGAGCAGAAGACTTTAGGAACTGTTCAGGGTCCGAGTCGCTCCATCAGATTAAAACACATACTTTCTCTACAGCGGACAGAGGAGCCTCCAAAACCCACCACCCTCACCACTCCTccaaggagaaggggaaggagagaggggccGAGAACAGTTTGCACAGCAGccagcccgccgccccccccggctcccgGCCGGGCTATCGCAAACCCGGCAAGAACTGCACCAGCCACAAAACCCGTAACCGAACCTCTAAACCGGTATCCTTGGGGCCGCGGAAAAATGGGCAGGAGATTCCAGACTATGTGCCTGATTATCAGCACAAATTCAGTTTCGGGGTGATGCCAACGCTCTCCCCCAAACGCAAGGGTAAGTGTACTCGGCGGACACCCATCCGCCCCCCCAGCGGGGTCCAGCAGGCAGCCGGCTGCTCGGGGCTCAGGGCTTCGCTCCTGGTTTTCATGATGGTGTTAGCGGCCGTCATACGCTGA